The proteins below are encoded in one region of Pseudonocardia sp. DSM 110487:
- a CDS encoding acyltransferase, translating into MTNAPTAPPTAAGLATATPVDRDRYADLLRLFSIGMVVLGHWVVALLTVHGAGGVTTSLPLMLSTWVWQVMALFFFVGGFAHARALRHRPASGRFIRARLARLLPPVLVMLAVWTALAALMHTTGYSTGQFAVGLHMITVPLWFVGVYLVIVPAAPAMMRLHERFGLWPVLAALTGAVVVVDALRMSTGETLVGYANYLFVWLAVHQLGYGYADGTLQRGGHRLAGLLAGGGLAGAALLVFGTSAYPVLMVGLPGNDVSNSAPPNLALLAQSLFLVGTALLLRRAGTALMDRPRAWFAVATGSSVIMTVFCWHLTACYLVQGLLLIAGVRLPAADTVLWFPALAGWLIACSLACLGIVALFRRFERPADALVRGSVRTPIVVAGTLAVAVGLFVVSKIGLHGLVTEQGLPGAVLLPLALVAAGVMALRGR; encoded by the coding sequence ATGACGAACGCACCGACGGCCCCGCCGACCGCGGCGGGACTCGCCACCGCCACCCCCGTCGACCGGGACCGCTACGCCGACCTGCTGCGACTGTTCTCCATCGGCATGGTCGTGCTCGGGCACTGGGTGGTCGCCTTGCTCACCGTGCACGGCGCGGGCGGGGTCACCACCTCGCTGCCGCTCATGCTGTCGACCTGGGTGTGGCAGGTGATGGCGCTGTTCTTCTTCGTCGGCGGGTTCGCGCACGCACGGGCACTGCGCCACCGGCCGGCGAGCGGCCGGTTCATCCGGGCCCGGTTGGCCCGGCTGCTGCCGCCGGTGCTGGTCATGCTGGCGGTCTGGACGGCGCTCGCCGCGCTGATGCACACCACGGGCTACTCCACCGGCCAGTTCGCCGTCGGCCTCCACATGATCACGGTGCCCCTGTGGTTCGTCGGCGTGTACCTGGTCATCGTGCCGGCCGCGCCGGCGATGATGCGGCTCCACGAGCGCTTCGGCCTGTGGCCGGTGCTGGCTGCCCTCACAGGCGCTGTCGTGGTCGTCGATGCGCTCAGGATGAGCACCGGCGAGACGCTGGTCGGCTACGCGAACTACCTGTTCGTCTGGCTGGCCGTGCACCAGCTGGGCTACGGCTACGCGGACGGGACCCTGCAGCGCGGCGGCCACCGGTTGGCAGGGCTTCTCGCAGGCGGCGGGCTGGCCGGCGCGGCGCTGCTGGTCTTCGGCACCTCGGCGTACCCGGTGCTGATGGTCGGGCTGCCCGGCAACGACGTGTCGAACTCTGCGCCGCCCAACCTCGCGCTGCTGGCGCAGAGCCTCTTCCTCGTCGGCACGGCACTGCTGCTGCGCCGGGCCGGCACCGCGCTCATGGATCGGCCGAGGGCGTGGTTCGCGGTGGCGACGGGCAGCTCGGTGATCATGACGGTGTTCTGCTGGCACCTCACCGCCTGCTATCTGGTGCAGGGCCTGCTGCTGATCGCCGGCGTGCGGCTGCCGGCCGCCGACACCGTGCTGTGGTTCCCGGCGCTGGCCGGATGGCTGATCGCGTGCTCGCTGGCCTGCCTCGGCATCGTGGCGCTGTTCCGCCGGTTCGAGCGGCCGGCGGATGCGCTGGTGCGCGGCTCGGTCCGGACGCCGATCGTGGTCGCCGGGACGCTCGCCGTGGCGGTGGGGCTGTTCGTGGTGTCCAAGATCGGGCTGCACGGGCTTGTGACCGAGCAGGGCCTGCCCGGCGCCGTGTTGCTGCCGCTCGCGCTGGTCGCGGCCGGGGTGATGGCCCTCCGCGGCCGGTGA
- a CDS encoding nuclear transport factor 2 family protein codes for MSSQEISDRLEIEQLLIRYCHAIDQRDWDAYRAIYTDDAVIDDISAGPGNSVDDMVAFLPRALEKVVLIQHAISTSLVSIDGDTATAKTICHCPVVLDRGDGQTQMFFQGLWYDDELVRTPDGWKISKRAETGYFHNMPPDFRFE; via the coding sequence ATGTCATCACAGGAGATCTCTGACCGCCTGGAGATCGAGCAGTTGCTCATCCGGTACTGCCACGCCATCGACCAGCGCGACTGGGACGCCTACCGGGCGATCTACACCGACGACGCCGTCATCGACGACATCAGCGCTGGCCCGGGCAACAGCGTGGATGACATGGTGGCGTTCCTTCCCCGCGCTCTCGAGAAAGTGGTGCTGATCCAGCACGCCATCTCCACGTCCTTGGTCAGCATCGACGGCGACACCGCCACCGCCAAGACGATCTGCCACTGCCCGGTGGTTCTCGATCGCGGTGACGGGCAAACTCAGATGTTCTTCCAGGGCCTGTGGTACGACGACGAACTCGTCAGAACTCCCGACGGCTGGAAGATCTCCAAACGAGCGGAAACCGGCTACTTCCACAACATGCCGCCCGACTTCCGCTTCGAATAA
- a CDS encoding alpha/beta fold hydrolase, protein MATTQSLDVPGARLRYEVRGTGPLLLVMGSPMAAAHFAPLADALAGDHTVVTHDPRGISGSRVDDPDQDSTPELRADDVAALLDALGAESADVFGSSGGAVTGLALVPRHSGRVRTLVAHEPPLLELLPDALERRVATDDIVETFHREGVAAAWGKFMAVNGVVDPPPQGESAEQDLADSARFFGHELRGTTRYVPDIAALRAAPARVVVGIGADSGGLDTYQTSTALAELLGTSPVEFPGGHGGFLDHPKEFADVLRTVL, encoded by the coding sequence ATGGCCACCACCCAGTCCCTCGACGTCCCCGGCGCGCGCCTGCGCTACGAGGTCCGCGGCACCGGACCATTGCTGCTGGTCATGGGATCGCCGATGGCCGCTGCCCACTTCGCGCCGCTGGCCGACGCGCTGGCAGGCGACCACACCGTCGTCACCCATGACCCGCGGGGTATTTCGGGCAGCCGTGTGGACGACCCCGACCAGGACTCCACCCCTGAACTGCGAGCCGACGACGTCGCCGCCCTGTTGGACGCTCTAGGGGCCGAGTCGGCCGACGTGTTCGGTAGCAGCGGCGGTGCGGTGACCGGCCTTGCGCTGGTCCCGCGGCATTCCGGGCGCGTACGGACCCTCGTCGCGCACGAGCCGCCCCTGCTGGAGCTGCTGCCTGACGCCCTCGAGCGGCGCGTCGCGACCGACGACATCGTCGAGACCTTCCACCGGGAGGGAGTCGCGGCGGCGTGGGGGAAGTTCATGGCGGTCAACGGAGTCGTGGACCCTCCCCCGCAGGGAGAGTCCGCGGAGCAGGACCTCGCCGACAGCGCCCGATTCTTCGGCCATGAACTCCGTGGCACCACCCGATACGTGCCCGACATCGCGGCATTGAGGGCCGCCCCAGCCCGTGTCGTCGTCGGCATCGGGGCCGACTCGGGCGGCCTGGACACTTACCAGACCTCCACGGCGCTGGCCGAGCTGCTCGGCACATCACCGGTCGAGTTCCCCGGCGGCCACGGCGGCTTCCTCGACCACCCCAAAGAGTTCGCCGATGTGCTGCGAACTGTGCTGTGA
- a CDS encoding inositol monophosphatase — protein MSDHAEDLVFALRCAEEAAERIRRIRADGFQVGAKRDHTLVTTADLDVNHWFIDRVRERSPSDGVLGEEASHPAAGPRTWVIDPVDGTQQFVLGIPVFMVSIALVEHGVPVVGVAANPSTGEIYRAAAGRGAYRNDERLAVSVRDGATDPAIVAGGGAVPSQGGLDADSLLHVTTGPPVDTAPVRFPWPTVFSGCKVAEGSWDGDLYGHASAHDVAAVCVLVREAGGRVTDRHGRDQRYDAPVDGCVVSNGLVHDELIARWRP, from the coding sequence GTGAGCGACCACGCCGAGGACCTGGTGTTCGCGCTCCGCTGCGCAGAGGAGGCCGCCGAGCGGATCCGGCGGATCCGAGCCGACGGTTTCCAGGTGGGCGCCAAGCGCGACCACACCCTCGTGACGACCGCCGACCTGGATGTCAACCACTGGTTCATCGACCGGGTGCGCGAGCGCAGCCCGTCCGACGGTGTGCTCGGCGAGGAGGCGAGCCACCCCGCCGCCGGGCCGCGGACGTGGGTGATCGACCCGGTGGACGGCACCCAGCAGTTCGTGCTCGGCATCCCGGTGTTCATGGTCTCGATCGCGCTGGTGGAGCACGGCGTGCCGGTCGTGGGTGTGGCCGCCAACCCCTCCACCGGCGAGATCTACCGGGCCGCCGCTGGCCGCGGCGCCTACCGCAACGACGAGCGTCTCGCCGTGTCCGTGCGGGACGGCGCGACGGACCCGGCGATCGTCGCGGGCGGCGGCGCAGTTCCGTCGCAGGGCGGGCTCGACGCCGACTCGCTGCTGCACGTGACCACCGGTCCGCCAGTGGACACCGCGCCCGTCCGCTTCCCGTGGCCGACGGTCTTCTCCGGCTGCAAGGTGGCGGAGGGCTCGTGGGACGGCGACCTCTACGGCCACGCCTCCGCCCACGACGTCGCGGCCGTCTGCGTGCTCGTGCGAGAAGCCGGCGGCCGGGTGACCGACCGGCACGGCCGGGACCAGCGCTACGACGCGCCCGTCGACGGCTGCGTCGTGTCGAACGGCCTCGTGCACGACGAGCTGATCGCCCGCTGGCGCCCGTAG
- a CDS encoding ROK family protein: MLPATATDLRQAGLARALTVLHAGEGELTRADLARALRCTRATAAALASDLRRLGLAAEVAPGATGRRGRPSPRLVPALGGPVVVALEIGVDAVRVATAGLGGRLREVEAVPLARRDPGHVLAAARELLERRLAAVGPRCAGVGIAAYGLVAAPSGVVVSAPNLGWTDEPVLPRLGLPDGLPAHVDNVAHLWALADARPGSAAASGTVLFLHSGVGLGGALVVDGRPLRGRSGLAGEFGHLPVGRAELPCRCGARGCWEPEVDQAALARAAGGDDRPDAAAATAARVLGAAAAGDAQACRAVHQVATALGRGIGALVTAHDPDLVVLAGHAADLLAAAGPCVVDAAGNAALRASHEGLPPIRPTGYPADGGLVGAAEAVLGPLLDDPAALAAHAEVAR; the protein is encoded by the coding sequence GTGCTCCCCGCGACAGCCACTGATCTGCGGCAGGCGGGCCTCGCCCGGGCCCTGACCGTCCTGCATGCAGGCGAGGGCGAACTGACCCGAGCCGACCTCGCGCGCGCCTTGCGGTGCACGCGCGCGACCGCCGCGGCGCTCGCGTCCGACCTGCGGCGCCTCGGCCTCGCGGCCGAAGTAGCGCCGGGTGCGACGGGCCGGCGGGGTCGGCCCAGCCCGCGTCTGGTGCCCGCACTCGGCGGCCCGGTCGTCGTTGCGCTCGAGATCGGCGTCGACGCGGTGCGGGTCGCGACGGCCGGTCTCGGCGGGCGCCTGCGCGAGGTCGAGGCCGTGCCGCTCGCCCGCCGCGACCCCGGGCACGTGCTGGCGGCGGCCCGCGAGCTGCTGGAGCGGCGGCTCGCCGCCGTCGGGCCGCGCTGCGCCGGCGTAGGGATCGCGGCCTACGGGCTGGTCGCGGCGCCGTCCGGCGTCGTGGTCTCGGCACCCAACCTCGGCTGGACGGACGAGCCCGTGCTGCCGCGCCTCGGCCTGCCGGACGGGCTGCCTGCGCACGTCGACAACGTCGCCCACCTCTGGGCGCTCGCCGACGCCCGGCCCGGCAGCGCCGCGGCGTCCGGCACCGTGCTGTTCCTGCACTCCGGTGTCGGGCTCGGTGGCGCGCTGGTGGTCGACGGGCGGCCGCTGCGCGGGCGCAGCGGGCTCGCGGGCGAGTTCGGGCACCTGCCGGTCGGCCGGGCCGAGCTGCCCTGCCGCTGCGGCGCGCGCGGCTGCTGGGAGCCGGAGGTGGATCAGGCAGCACTGGCCAGAGCCGCCGGCGGCGACGACCGGCCGGACGCCGCGGCGGCGACTGCAGCGCGCGTGCTGGGCGCCGCCGCCGCGGGCGACGCGCAGGCATGCCGCGCGGTGCACCAGGTGGCGACGGCGCTCGGGCGCGGGATCGGGGCGCTCGTCACCGCCCACGACCCGGACCTCGTCGTGCTCGCAGGCCACGCCGCCGACCTGCTCGCCGCTGCGGGCCCCTGCGTGGTCGACGCGGCAGGCAATGCAGCGCTGCGCGCCTCCCACGAAGGCCTCCCCCCGATCCGGCCGACGGGCTACCCCGCCGACGGAGGCCTCGTGGGCGCCGCCGAAGCGGTACTCGGGCCGCTGCTCGACGATCCGGCCGCTCTCGCCGCGCACGCCGAGGTGGCCCGGTGA
- the glgA gene encoding glycogen synthase, with translation MKVALLTREFPPHVYGGGGVHVEFLVPALRRAGVGVQVHCLGAPRDGAMAHPEDDPRLPGANRALHVLSADLPMAAATAAADVDLVHSHTWYTAMAGHWAALVADLPHLLTAHSLEPARPWKAEQLGGGYRISSWAERTALAGAAGVIAVSAAMREDVLATYPAIDPARVHVVHNGIDAQQFRPDPDTDLVERLGIDLHRPYIAFVGRVTRQKGLHHMLAAARHLDAAVQLVVLAGPADTAAEAARTEAAVAELASARGGVVLVPGMRPRSEVRQVLSHALAFCCPSVYEPMGIVNLEAMACETAVVASAVGGIPEVVVDGETGLLVPHDPDDPEGFERGLAAALGALAADPGRAAAMGRAGRERVLAEFDWPSVGRRTSEIYLAAGR, from the coding sequence ATAAAAGTGGCGTTGCTGACCCGCGAGTTCCCGCCGCACGTGTACGGCGGCGGCGGCGTGCACGTCGAGTTCCTGGTGCCGGCGCTGCGCCGCGCGGGTGTCGGCGTGCAGGTGCACTGCCTCGGCGCGCCCCGCGACGGCGCGATGGCCCACCCGGAGGACGATCCCCGGCTGCCGGGGGCGAATCGGGCGCTGCACGTACTGAGCGCAGACCTCCCGATGGCCGCCGCGACCGCCGCAGCCGACGTGGACCTCGTGCACTCGCACACCTGGTACACCGCCATGGCCGGGCACTGGGCGGCCCTCGTGGCGGACCTGCCACACCTCCTCACCGCCCACTCGCTGGAACCGGCGCGACCGTGGAAGGCCGAGCAGCTCGGTGGCGGGTACCGGATCTCGAGCTGGGCCGAGCGCACCGCGCTCGCGGGGGCGGCGGGTGTGATCGCGGTCAGCGCGGCCATGCGCGAGGACGTGCTCGCGACCTACCCGGCGATCGACCCCGCCCGGGTGCACGTCGTGCACAACGGGATCGACGCGCAGCAGTTCCGGCCCGATCCCGACACCGACCTCGTGGAGCGGCTCGGCATCGACCTGCATCGCCCGTACATCGCCTTCGTCGGGCGCGTCACCCGCCAGAAGGGGCTGCACCACATGCTGGCGGCCGCCCGGCACCTCGACGCCGCCGTGCAGCTCGTCGTGCTCGCCGGACCGGCCGACACCGCGGCCGAGGCCGCGCGCACCGAGGCCGCCGTCGCCGAGCTCGCCTCGGCCCGCGGCGGGGTGGTCCTCGTACCCGGGATGCGGCCAAGGTCCGAGGTCCGTCAGGTCCTGAGCCACGCGCTCGCGTTCTGCTGCCCGTCGGTCTACGAGCCCATGGGCATCGTCAACCTGGAGGCGATGGCCTGCGAAACGGCGGTGGTCGCGAGCGCGGTCGGCGGCATCCCGGAGGTGGTGGTCGACGGCGAGACCGGCCTGCTCGTGCCGCATGACCCGGACGATCCGGAGGGCTTCGAGCGCGGCCTCGCGGCCGCCCTCGGCGCGCTGGCCGCCGACCCCGGACGGGCCGCGGCGATGGGGCGCGCCGGGCGCGAGCGCGTGCTCGCCGAGTTCGACTGGCCCAGCGTCGGGAGGCGCACCTCCGAGATCTACCTCGCGGCCGGGCGGTGA
- a CDS encoding CynX/NimT family MFS transporter, which translates to MTAARSHPAPATDSSAVPAALLVTAILLLALNLRGPLVAVSAVVDPIRADLGIDAATAGLFTSLPVLCFGLATPLASALLARVGLARGVLAALAVLLAGIVVRSLDGLAAAVAGTLLLGFAITAGNVAVPVVIGRDLSRHAGSVLGAYTAALNVGSMLTLSLTVPIAAATGWRTALASWGALVVVAAVVWWWATRNPGPAPAVDTPPERTAWWRRPVAWVLTAAFAGQAFAYYGVTAWLPQLLRDELGMPAATAGAAASVFQIAALGGAFGVPVLLRYAGPRATVLAVCAMWTTIPLGLLVAPSAWAVWCTVGGIAQGGGLVVIFSLVVRVARDAAESRQFSALVQGGGYTVAAAAPPVLGAVHAATGDWTAPLLVVLAAIALLAVAGIVAAGIDAARIDAARIDAATRSAPG; encoded by the coding sequence GTGACCGCCGCCCGCTCCCACCCAGCACCCGCGACCGACTCGTCCGCGGTGCCGGCGGCGCTGCTCGTCACCGCGATCCTCCTGCTCGCGCTCAACCTGCGCGGTCCGCTCGTGGCCGTGTCCGCTGTGGTCGACCCGATCCGCGCCGATCTGGGGATCGACGCCGCCACGGCCGGGCTCTTCACGAGCCTCCCGGTGCTCTGCTTCGGGCTGGCCACTCCCCTTGCCTCGGCGCTACTAGCGCGGGTGGGCCTCGCCAGGGGCGTGCTCGCTGCGCTCGCCGTCCTGCTCGCCGGGATCGTGGTCCGGTCACTCGACGGCCTTGCCGCTGCGGTCGCCGGCACGCTGCTGCTCGGCTTCGCGATCACGGCGGGCAACGTGGCCGTCCCGGTGGTGATCGGGCGGGACCTCTCCCGGCACGCGGGCTCCGTCCTCGGCGCCTACACGGCGGCGCTCAACGTCGGCTCGATGCTCACGCTGTCGCTGACGGTGCCGATCGCGGCCGCCACCGGCTGGCGCACGGCGCTCGCGAGCTGGGGCGCTCTGGTCGTCGTGGCCGCCGTCGTGTGGTGGTGGGCGACCCGGAACCCCGGCCCGGCTCCCGCGGTGGACACACCTCCCGAGCGCACGGCGTGGTGGCGCAGGCCGGTCGCGTGGGTGCTCACCGCCGCCTTCGCCGGGCAGGCGTTCGCCTACTACGGCGTGACGGCATGGCTCCCGCAGCTGCTGCGCGACGAGCTCGGCATGCCCGCTGCCACGGCGGGTGCGGCGGCGTCGGTGTTCCAGATCGCCGCCCTCGGCGGCGCGTTCGGCGTGCCGGTGCTGCTGCGCTACGCCGGCCCGCGAGCCACCGTGCTCGCCGTGTGCGCCATGTGGACGACGATCCCGCTCGGGCTGCTCGTCGCACCGTCTGCCTGGGCGGTCTGGTGCACCGTGGGCGGGATCGCCCAGGGCGGGGGCCTCGTGGTGATCTTCTCGCTGGTCGTGCGGGTGGCACGGGACGCGGCGGAGAGCCGGCAGTTCTCCGCCCTCGTGCAGGGCGGTGGCTACACGGTGGCGGCGGCCGCGCCGCCGGTGCTCGGCGCCGTCCACGCCGCCACCGGCGACTGGACGGCGCCGCTCCTCGTCGTGCTCGCCGCGATCGCGCTGCTCGCGGTGGCCGGAATCGTCGCGGCCGGGATCGACGCAGCCCGGATCGACGCAGCCCGGATCGACGCGGCTACGCGGTCCGCCCCCGGCTGA
- a CDS encoding glycoside hydrolase family 78 protein: MPSVVRITAEYATDRTTVATPRPRLSWVTESDTPGWLQAGAEVELDGGHAVRLDGRDSVLVDWPFDALDAGSVHTVRARVTGEDGVTSAWSEPHQIEAGFLPDGGWTAQLVGLADPAGHAQPALVRAGFTVDGPVRRATLYATAHGVYQAEVNGREVDDEVLKPGWTPYEQRLLHETTDVTALLVDGENAVGVWLSGGWYTERFGFRDRELHYGPQPAIAVQLVIEYVDGRTATVASGPDWRATADGPLTAGGIYAGESFDARRVLPGWSAPGFDDSGWAPVRVHETTVVPEARTAPGARRTEEVPVREVLTTPSGATILDFGQNLVGWLRITVSGERGQQVVLRHAEVLEHGELCTRPLRNAEATDRITLAGGGQETWEPRSTFHGFRYVQVEGWPGELDPADVVAVVVHTDMRRTGWFESSSELVNRLHENVVWGMRGNFLHVPTDCPQRDERLGWTGDIQVFSPTATYLFDSDGFLASWLSDLALEQRVRDGVVPFIIPNVLDSAATPAAAWGDAATVIPHVLHERFGDRGVLAAQYDSMRDWVEVLLGLAGPRLLWEGRFQFGDWLDPAAPPERPGDATTDRDLVASAHLFRSTDLLARAAVLLGRDDDAAHYRKLAEDVRAAFVREYVTPAGRMMSDTQTAYAMALVFGIVTEPGERRVMGERLAELVRVAGYRVATGFVGTPIVQDALTDTGHLDAAARMLLQTQCPSWLYPVTMGATTVWERWDSMLPDGTVNPGQMTSFNHYAFGAIADWLHRVVAGLAPAAPGYRELEIAPHPLPGLDWARTAHETPYGRASVGWERRGDRIVVDVVVPANTTATVRLPGGGEPISVGSGTHRWEVAAPATSNGHGPVTLDTPLSEVIDDQEAYDALLGAIRARDEAKVQQFLDETRWLPHMALGHALGRMPAEIREDVRGAVETVSRGRTA; encoded by the coding sequence GTGCCGTCCGTCGTCCGGATCACCGCCGAATACGCCACCGATCGGACCACCGTTGCCACCCCGCGCCCTCGCCTGTCGTGGGTGACCGAGTCCGACACGCCAGGCTGGCTACAGGCGGGCGCCGAGGTCGAGCTGGACGGCGGTCACGCCGTGCGCTTGGACGGGCGGGACTCGGTGCTGGTCGACTGGCCCTTCGACGCCCTCGATGCCGGCAGCGTGCACACCGTGCGGGCCCGCGTCACGGGCGAGGACGGCGTGACCTCGGCGTGGAGTGAGCCGCACCAGATCGAAGCCGGGTTCCTGCCGGACGGCGGCTGGACCGCGCAGCTGGTCGGCCTCGCCGACCCGGCCGGGCACGCGCAGCCCGCACTCGTGCGAGCGGGCTTCACCGTCGACGGCCCGGTGCGCCGCGCCACCCTCTACGCCACGGCCCACGGCGTCTACCAGGCCGAGGTCAACGGCCGCGAGGTGGACGACGAGGTGCTCAAGCCCGGCTGGACACCGTACGAGCAGCGGCTGCTCCACGAGACCACCGACGTCACGGCGCTGCTCGTCGATGGCGAGAACGCCGTGGGCGTGTGGCTGTCGGGCGGCTGGTACACCGAGCGGTTCGGCTTCCGGGACCGGGAGCTGCACTACGGGCCGCAGCCCGCGATCGCCGTCCAGCTGGTGATCGAGTACGTCGACGGGCGCACGGCCACTGTGGCGAGTGGCCCGGACTGGCGCGCGACGGCGGACGGGCCGCTCACCGCCGGCGGCATCTACGCCGGGGAGTCGTTCGACGCGCGGCGCGTGCTGCCCGGCTGGTCCGCGCCCGGGTTCGACGACTCCGGGTGGGCGCCGGTGCGGGTGCACGAGACGACCGTCGTGCCGGAGGCCCGCACCGCCCCGGGGGCCCGGCGCACGGAGGAGGTGCCGGTCCGGGAGGTGCTGACCACGCCGAGCGGGGCCACCATCCTCGACTTCGGGCAGAACCTCGTCGGCTGGCTGCGCATCACGGTGAGCGGCGAGCGCGGCCAGCAGGTCGTGCTGCGCCACGCCGAGGTGCTGGAGCACGGCGAGCTGTGCACCCGCCCGCTGCGCAACGCCGAGGCCACCGACCGCATCACGCTCGCCGGCGGCGGCCAGGAGACCTGGGAGCCGCGTTCGACGTTCCACGGGTTCCGCTACGTGCAGGTGGAGGGCTGGCCCGGCGAGCTGGATCCGGCCGACGTCGTCGCGGTCGTGGTGCACACCGACATGCGGCGGACGGGGTGGTTCGAGAGCTCCTCCGAGTTGGTCAACCGGTTGCACGAAAACGTGGTGTGGGGGATGCGGGGCAACTTCCTGCACGTGCCCACCGACTGCCCCCAGCGCGACGAGCGGCTCGGCTGGACCGGCGACATCCAGGTCTTCTCGCCCACCGCCACGTATCTGTTCGACTCCGACGGCTTCCTCGCCTCGTGGCTCAGCGACCTGGCCCTCGAGCAGCGGGTGCGGGACGGGGTCGTGCCGTTCATCATCCCGAACGTCCTCGACAGTGCCGCCACGCCGGCCGCGGCGTGGGGCGACGCCGCCACCGTGATACCGCACGTGCTCCACGAGCGCTTCGGCGACCGCGGCGTGCTGGCCGCGCAGTACGACAGCATGCGTGACTGGGTGGAGGTGCTGCTCGGGCTGGCCGGTCCGCGGCTGCTGTGGGAGGGGCGGTTCCAGTTCGGCGACTGGCTCGACCCCGCGGCCCCGCCGGAGCGCCCCGGTGATGCCACCACCGACCGCGACCTCGTGGCGAGCGCGCACCTGTTCCGCTCCACCGACCTGCTCGCCCGCGCCGCGGTGCTGCTCGGCCGCGACGACGACGCCGCGCACTACCGGAAGCTGGCCGAGGACGTGCGGGCCGCGTTCGTGCGCGAGTACGTCACGCCGGCCGGGCGGATGATGTCCGACACCCAGACCGCCTACGCGATGGCGTTGGTGTTCGGCATCGTCACCGAGCCGGGGGAGCGCCGGGTGATGGGCGAGCGCCTCGCCGAGCTCGTGCGGGTCGCCGGCTACCGCGTGGCCACCGGGTTCGTCGGCACCCCGATCGTGCAGGACGCGCTCACGGACACCGGCCACCTGGATGCGGCCGCGCGGATGCTGCTGCAGACGCAGTGCCCGTCCTGGCTCTACCCGGTGACGATGGGCGCCACCACGGTCTGGGAACGCTGGGACAGCATGCTCCCGGACGGCACGGTCAACCCGGGCCAGATGACCTCGTTCAACCACTACGCCTTCGGCGCCATCGCCGACTGGCTGCACCGCGTGGTCGCGGGCCTCGCCCCGGCCGCGCCGGGCTACCGCGAGCTCGAGATCGCCCCGCACCCGCTGCCCGGCCTCGATTGGGCGCGCACCGCGCACGAGACGCCGTATGGGCGCGCGTCGGTGGGCTGGGAGCGGCGCGGGGACAGGATCGTCGTCGACGTCGTGGTGCCCGCCAACACCACCGCGACGGTCCGCCTGCCCGGCGGCGGCGAGCCGATCTCCGTGGGCTCGGGCACACACCGGTGGGAGGTCGCGGCGCCCGCGACGAGCAACGGCCATGGGCCGGTCACCCTCGACACGCCCCTCTCCGAGGTGATCGACGACCAGGAGGCGTACGACGCGCTCCTCGGCGCGATCCGCGCGCGGGACGAGGCGAAGGTGCAGCAGTTCCTCGACGAGACCCGGTGGCTGCCGCACATGGCGCTCGGCCACGCGCTCGGCCGCATGCCCGCGGAGATCCGCGAGGACGTCCGCGGCGCCGTGGAGACGGTCAGCCGGGGGCGGACCGCGTAG
- a CDS encoding carbohydrate ABC transporter permease: MRTATRYWLGTAAILVFAVLFIIPFVFVLVTAMKTQQEAGFLEFSWPTEIVLLDNLRDALEARNYILIIAFINSTILTVASVAIMVILAAMVGFVLQRRRTRWTGFVNFLVLSGLIIPPAVVPTIWVLQGLGLFRTMPGLILAEAAYGLSFSILLFRAFIATVPRELDEAAIIDGAGPLRLFFRVIFPLLRPVAVTVIVVQSVVVFNDFTHPLYFLPGEQNATVQLTLYNFQSQYETQYNLLFTNILLITIPPLVMYLFFNRQIVAGMTAGAIKG; the protein is encoded by the coding sequence GTGAGGACCGCGACCCGGTACTGGCTCGGCACCGCGGCGATTCTCGTGTTCGCCGTCCTGTTCATCATCCCGTTCGTGTTCGTGCTCGTCACCGCGATGAAGACGCAGCAGGAGGCGGGGTTCCTGGAATTCTCCTGGCCGACCGAGATCGTGCTGCTCGACAATCTGCGGGACGCCCTCGAAGCCAGGAACTACATCCTCATCATCGCGTTCATCAACAGCACGATCCTCACGGTCGCCAGCGTGGCGATCATGGTGATCCTCGCGGCGATGGTCGGGTTCGTGCTGCAGCGCCGCCGCACCCGCTGGACCGGATTCGTCAACTTCCTCGTGCTGTCCGGGCTGATCATCCCGCCCGCGGTCGTGCCCACGATCTGGGTGCTGCAGGGGCTGGGGCTCTTCCGGACCATGCCCGGGTTGATCCTGGCCGAGGCGGCCTACGGGCTGTCCTTCTCGATCCTGCTCTTCCGGGCCTTCATCGCCACCGTGCCGCGGGAGCTGGACGAGGCCGCGATCATCGACGGCGCCGGTCCGCTGCGACTGTTCTTCCGGGTGATCTTCCCGCTGCTGCGCCCGGTGGCCGTCACCGTGATCGTCGTGCAGTCGGTCGTGGTGTTCAACGACTTCACGCACCCGCTGTACTTCCTGCCCGGCGAGCAGAACGCCACCGTGCAGCTCACGCTCTACAACTTCCAGAGCCAGTACGAGACCCAGTACAACCTGCTGTTCACCAACATCCTGCTCATCACCATCCCACCGCTGGTGATGTACCTGTTCTTCAACCGCCAGATCGTCGCCGGAATGACCGCCGGTGCCATCAAGGGTTAA